Part of the Corynebacterium efficiens YS-314 genome is shown below.
CGGCATCCTCACCCCGGCGGATTTCCTCCCCGACACTGACCTGCCCCAGCTCAACCGCTCCCGGGCGAACATGCTCCGCCGCGAACTGGAATACCGTTTCGCTCTGAAGGATGCCCAGATCACCATTGATGGTGCCTCCGCCATGGTGCACCGACCCGATGGTGGTGCAGCGCATGTCTCCCTGCGGACCCTGGCAATGAACGCCGCGGGCCTGGATGATCTGGGCCAGTTGCCCGAGCTGGTCGACAACTTCGTGCACGGCACCCTCGCCGATGCCACCCTGAGCACCCTGTCCACGGCGGATCTGTACAAGAGCCTGCGCCTGCGCCTGCTGCCCAACCCGGAGCAGGGCGACAGCATCCTGGAGACCAGCGATGGTGTGGAACGCCAGATCCGGGAGACATCCGTGCTGCGGGACTTCACCTCGGATACCTCCATCGCCCTGGTCCTGGACACCGAGCACGCCATCCGCATCCAACCCCTACATGAGCTGGAGGAGTTCGATTCCCTCGATGCCCTGGAACGGGCGGCCGATCGCAACACCTGGCAGGAACTGCTGGACGCGGATGTGGATGTCACCTACTTCAACAACGATGAAGGCGGTGAGGGCTCGGATTTCTGGGCGTTTGAATCCTCGTCCTACTACCTGGGCAGCTCGCCGCTGTTCCTCACGGATTTGTTGCACCGCTGGGCCCCGGACCTGGATCAGAGCAGGGGTGTGATCTTCGCCGTCCCGGACCGTGATCTCCTCATCGCCCGGCCTGTCACCACCGGTGAGAACCTCATGAACGGCATCACCTCCATGGTGCGCATCGCCATGCGTTTCGGTCTGGGCAACCCCACCTCGATCAGTCCCCGGCTGCACCTGCTGTATGACAACCAGATCAATACCTTCACCGACTACCGGATCATCGAACCCACCGAGGATGAGGAATGGGCCGTCCCCACCGCCGACGCCCCCCAGCCGGGGTCCATCGGTATTGAGGTCCGACCGGATGCCTACCTCATGGAGATGCTCCAGCAGGACGGGTTCGGGGACAGTTTCGATGATTTCGGCCCCCGTGACCTGGGGCCCGACGACTTCCGCTACTGACCACGGAGCCCATCAGCCACACCGGCAGGCCACTCAGGGACCAAACAGAAAAAAGGGGCAGGGCACCGAAGTGCCCTGCCCCTCCTCGTGGTGGCTAAACGCGTGTTTAGAACTTCTGCTTGCGGTCGGTGTTGGCCATCGCGAGAACGTCCAGACGCTTGTCCAGCTCCTCCTCGGTCAGCTTCTCACCGTCGACAAAGCCCATGTCGATGACGGTCTGGCGGATGGTCTTGCCCTCTGCCAGCGCAGCCTTGGCGACCTTCGCGGCGGCTTCGTAGCCGATTGCGGAGTTCAGCGGAGTGACAATGGACGGGGAGGACTCGGCCAGCTGCTTCATGTGCTCCTCGTTGGGAACAATGCCGTCAACCAGGCGGGTGGCGAACACGCGCGCGGTGTTGGCCAGCAGGCGGGCGGACTCAAGGACGTTGCGGGCCATCACGGGGATGAACACGTTGAGCTCGAACTGGCCCTGGCTGCCGGCGAAGGCGACAGCGGCGTCGTTGCCGATGACCTGGGCGGAGACCTGGGTGGCGGTCTCGCACAGGACGGGGTTGACCTTGCCCGGCATGATGGAGGAACCCGGCTGCAGGTCGGGCAGCTGGATCTCGCCGAGGCCGGTCAGCGGGCCGGAGCCCATGAGGCGGATGTCGTTGGCGATCTTGTAGAGGGAGACGGCGACAACGCGCATCGCGCCGGAGAACTCGACGAGGGCGTCGCGGTTGGCCTGTGCCTCGAAGTGGTTGGCTGCCTCCTGCAGCTGGGTGACGCCGGTGAGCTCGACGAGCTCGGCGACAACCTTGCCACCGAAGTCGGCGGAGGTGTTGATGCCGGTGCCGACGGCGGTACCAC
Proteins encoded:
- a CDS encoding class II fumarate hydratase, whose amino-acid sequence is MTEQEFRIEHDTMGEVKVPAQALWRAQTQRAVENFPISGRGLESAQIRAMGLLKAACAQVNKDSGALDAAKADAIIAAGKEIATGKHDAEFPIDVFQTGSGTSSNMNTNEVIASIAKANGTEVHPNDDVNMGQSSNDTFPTATHVAATEAAVNDLIPGLKVLHESLAKKANEWDSVVKSGRTHLMDAVPVTLGQEFGGYARQIQLGIERIEATLPRLGELAIGGTAVGTGINTSADFGGKVVAELVELTGVTQLQEAANHFEAQANRDALVEFSGAMRVVAVSLYKIANDIRLMGSGPLTGLGEIQLPDLQPGSSIMPGKVNPVLCETATQVSAQVIGNDAAVAFAGSQGQFELNVFIPVMARNVLESARLLANTARVFATRLVDGIVPNEEHMKQLAESSPSIVTPLNSAIGYEAAAKVAKAALAEGKTIRQTVIDMGFVDGEKLTEEELDKRLDVLAMANTDRKQKF